One Bosea sp. 685 DNA segment encodes these proteins:
- a CDS encoding CatB-related O-acetyltransferase, translating to MTLPDPLTRHPIPGWKGTAFLKAIVDNPLIEVGDYSYYDDSRGPEHFVARCVRYHFDFIGDRLIIGKFVAIAQAAQFIMNGANHPMGGFSTFPFGMFGFENAPDYTRENTGFRGDTRIGNDVWIGREAVIMPGVTVGDGAIIGTRAQVARDVPPYAVVVGNPGRVVKMRFAPEIVAELLSIRWWDWEPERIARNIGVIASADIDALRAAV from the coding sequence ATGACCCTCCCCGATCCCCTGACCCGCCACCCCATTCCCGGCTGGAAGGGCACGGCCTTCCTCAAGGCGATCGTCGACAATCCGCTGATCGAGGTCGGCGACTACAGCTATTACGACGACTCGCGCGGGCCCGAGCATTTCGTTGCGCGCTGCGTGCGCTATCATTTCGACTTCATCGGCGACCGCTTGATCATCGGCAAATTCGTCGCCATCGCGCAAGCCGCGCAATTCATCATGAACGGCGCCAACCATCCGATGGGCGGCTTCTCGACCTTTCCCTTCGGCATGTTCGGCTTCGAGAACGCGCCCGACTATACCCGTGAAAACACCGGCTTTCGCGGCGACACGCGTATCGGCAACGATGTCTGGATCGGCCGCGAGGCCGTGATCATGCCCGGCGTCACGGTCGGCGACGGCGCCATCATCGGCACGCGGGCGCAGGTCGCGCGCGACGTGCCGCCCTATGCCGTCGTGGTCGGCAATCCCGGACGCGTCGTGAAGATGCGCTTTGCGCCCGAGATCGTGGCCGAATTGCTTTCCATCCGCTGGTGGGACTGGGAGCCTGAGAGAATCGCGCGCAATATCGGCGTCATCGCCTCGGCTGACATCGACGCGCTGCGCGCGGCCGTGTAG
- a CDS encoding alpha-hydroxy acid oxidase yields MRLGDCHNFHDFRAMAKRRLPGPIFDYIDGAADDEVTHRRNSESFERCDLVPNVLRGVGQVDMSVTVMGQKLAMPVYCSPTALQRLFHHEGERAVAAAAAKYGTMFGVSSLGTTSLEELRKRHDTPQVYQFYFHRDRGLNRAMMQRAREAGVEVMMLTVDSITGGNRERDLRTGFSIPFKLTLAGMLQFALKPAWALNYLTHERFKLPQLDQHVDMGGGAMSISRYFTEMLDPTMSWDDVAEMVKLWSGQFCLKGVMSVADARRAVDIGCTGIVLSNHGGRQLDGSRAAFDQLAEIVDAVGDRIDVIMDGGVQRGTHVLKALSLGAKAVGLGRYYLYPLAAAGQPGVERALGAMRTEIERGMKLMGCSSIDQLSRENLRFR; encoded by the coding sequence ATGCGCCTGGGCGACTGCCATAATTTCCATGATTTCCGGGCGATGGCGAAGCGGCGGCTGCCGGGGCCGATCTTCGATTATATCGACGGCGCAGCCGATGACGAGGTGACTCATCGCCGAAACAGCGAGAGCTTCGAACGCTGCGATCTGGTTCCCAACGTCCTGCGCGGCGTCGGGCAAGTCGATATGTCGGTCACCGTCATGGGCCAGAAGCTGGCGATGCCGGTCTATTGCTCGCCGACGGCGCTGCAACGCCTGTTCCATCATGAGGGCGAGCGCGCCGTCGCGGCGGCAGCGGCGAAATACGGCACCATGTTCGGCGTGTCCTCCCTGGGGACGACCAGCCTCGAGGAGCTGCGCAAGCGTCACGACACGCCGCAGGTCTACCAGTTCTACTTCCACAGGGATCGCGGCCTGAACCGCGCCATGATGCAGCGCGCCAGGGAGGCCGGCGTCGAGGTGATGATGCTGACCGTCGACAGCATCACCGGCGGCAACCGCGAGCGCGACCTGCGCACCGGCTTCTCGATTCCATTCAAGCTGACGCTTGCCGGCATGCTGCAGTTCGCGCTCAAGCCGGCCTGGGCCCTGAACTATCTGACGCATGAGCGCTTCAAGCTGCCGCAGCTCGACCAGCATGTCGACATGGGCGGGGGCGCCATGTCGATCAGCCGTTATTTCACCGAGATGCTCGACCCGACGATGAGCTGGGACGATGTCGCGGAGATGGTCAAGCTCTGGTCGGGGCAGTTCTGCCTGAAGGGCGTGATGTCGGTCGCCGACGCCAGGAGGGCCGTCGATATCGGCTGTACCGGCATCGTCCTCTCGAACCATGGCGGCCGCCAGCTCGACGGCTCGCGGGCGGCCTTCGACCAGCTCGCCGAGATCGTCGATGCGGTCGGGGACCGGATCGACGTGATCATGGATGGCGGCGTGCAGCGCGGCACGCATGTGCTGAAGGCGCTGTCGCTCGGCGCCAAGGCCGTCGGCCTCGGGCGTTATTATCTCTATCCGCTGGCCGCGGCAGGCCAGCCGGGCGTCGAGCGCGCGCTTGGCGCGATGCGCACCGAAATCGAGCGCGGGATGAAGCTGATGGGCTGCAGCAGCATCGACCAGCTGTCGCGCGAGAACCTGCGCTTCCGGTAG
- the argB gene encoding acetylglutamate kinase → MINPALLTPSQSADLLVVALPHMQRYDQEVVVIKYGGNAMGDAATAEDFAEDIVLLEQSGVKPVVCHGGGPQIARMLTKLGIKSEFKQGLRVTDQATVEIVEMVLAGSVNKEIVGYISREGGKAIGLCGKDGNMVTARKVTRTIVDPDSKIEEILDLGFVGEPDKVDTTVLDAVLKAELIPVLAPVCSAADGQTYNVNADTFAGAIAGALNAKRLLLLTDVPGVLNKDKELIPELTVEECRRLIADGTISGGMIPKIETCIYALEKGVEAVVILDGKVPHAALIELFTDTGSGTIIRR, encoded by the coding sequence ATGATCAACCCCGCCCTTCTGACGCCGTCGCAATCAGCCGACCTCCTGGTCGTCGCACTGCCGCATATGCAGCGCTACGACCAAGAGGTCGTGGTGATCAAATATGGCGGAAACGCCATGGGCGATGCCGCGACGGCGGAGGATTTCGCCGAGGACATCGTGCTGCTGGAGCAGTCGGGCGTGAAGCCCGTGGTCTGCCATGGCGGCGGGCCGCAGATCGCGCGCATGCTGACCAAGCTCGGCATCAAGTCGGAATTCAAGCAGGGCCTGCGCGTCACCGACCAGGCGACGGTCGAGATCGTCGAGATGGTGCTCGCCGGTTCGGTCAACAAGGAGATCGTCGGCTACATCTCGCGCGAGGGCGGCAAGGCGATCGGGCTGTGCGGCAAGGACGGCAATATGGTCACCGCCCGCAAGGTGACGCGCACCATCGTCGATCCGGATTCGAAGATCGAGGAAATCCTCGATCTCGGCTTCGTCGGCGAGCCCGACAAGGTTGACACTACGGTGCTCGACGCCGTGCTGAAGGCCGAACTCATCCCCGTGCTCGCACCGGTCTGCTCGGCGGCCGACGGACAGACCTATAATGTCAACGCCGATACCTTCGCGGGCGCGATCGCGGGTGCGCTCAATGCCAAGCGCCTGCTGCTTTTGACCGACGTGCCTGGCGTCCTGAACAAGGACAAGGAGCTCATCCCGGAGCTGACGGTGGAGGAATGCCGCAGGTTGATCGCCGACGGCACGATCTCGGGCGGCATGATCCCGAAGATCGAGACCTGCATCTACGCGCTGGAAAAAGGCGTCGAGGCCGTCGTCATCCTCGACGGCAAGGTGCCGCATGCGGCGCTGATCGAGCTCTTCACCGATACCGGCTCGGGCACGATCATCCGGCGGTAA
- a CDS encoding pyrimidine 5'-nucleotidase, producing the protein MNTHASPPASVPPLPVEAFAHVDHWVFDLDNTLYSHEAKVWPQVNERITLFLLELFGLDGLSSHALRRYYYERYGTTLKGLMEEHDVDPDDFLDFAHQIDLTLLDPDPALGDAIAALPGRKLILTNGSRGHAENVAGKLGILHHFEDIFDIVQAGFLPKPERATYENFLAKHAVDPGRAAMFEDIEKNLVVPSALGMKTVLIIPRTPDPFREVWEQAAIEAGHVHYVTDDLTRFLAPLGREGGMAGQGA; encoded by the coding sequence ATGAACACGCACGCCTCACCTCCCGCCTCCGTGCCGCCGCTGCCCGTGGAGGCCTTCGCCCATGTCGATCACTGGGTCTTCGATCTCGACAACACGCTGTATTCGCACGAGGCGAAGGTCTGGCCGCAGGTCAATGAGCGGATCACGCTGTTCCTGCTCGAACTCTTCGGCCTCGATGGCCTGTCGTCGCATGCGCTGCGGCGCTATTATTACGAGCGCTACGGCACGACGCTGAAGGGGCTGATGGAGGAGCATGACGTCGATCCCGACGACTTCCTCGATTTCGCCCACCAGATCGACCTGACCCTGCTCGATCCCGACCCGGCGCTGGGAGACGCGATCGCGGCCCTGCCCGGGCGCAAGCTGATCTTGACCAACGGCTCGCGCGGCCATGCCGAGAATGTCGCCGGCAAGCTCGGCATCCTGCATCATTTCGAGGACATCTTCGATATCGTCCAGGCCGGCTTCCTGCCCAAGCCCGAGCGGGCGACCTATGAGAACTTCCTCGCCAAGCATGCGGTCGACCCCGGGCGGGCGGCGATGTTCGAGGATATCGAGAAGAACCTCGTCGTTCCCAGCGCGCTCGGCATGAAGACCGTGCTGATCATTCCGCGCACGCCCGACCCCTTCCGCGAGGTCTGGGAGCAGGCCGCGATCGAGGCCGGGCATGTGCACTATGTCACGGACGATCTGACCCGCTTCCTGGCGCCGCTGGGGCGAGAGGGCGGCATGGCAGGTCAAGGCGCCTGA
- a CDS encoding DUF423 domain-containing protein, with protein MTAAKIHLTLAALMGFAGVALLAAAAHITGTVNVQTAGQILLFHAPAVIGATAARKAGFLTDFVARLAISALILGAALFAADLTRRGFFNEGLFPRAAPIGGWFMLGGWLGLAVAAALAPRN; from the coding sequence ATGACCGCCGCGAAGATTCATCTCACCCTCGCCGCCCTGATGGGGTTTGCCGGCGTCGCCTTGCTGGCGGCCGCCGCGCATATTACCGGGACGGTCAATGTCCAGACTGCCGGGCAGATCCTGCTCTTCCACGCCCCTGCCGTGATCGGCGCGACCGCAGCTCGCAAGGCCGGTTTCCTGACCGATTTCGTGGCGCGGCTGGCGATCTCGGCGCTGATCCTGGGTGCGGCCCTGTTCGCTGCCGACCTGACGCGGCGGGGCTTTTTCAACGAGGGCCTGTTCCCGCGCGCCGCACCGATCGGCGGCTGGTTCATGCTCGGTGGCTGGCTCGGGCTGGCTGTGGCCGCAGCGCTTGCGCCACGCAACTGA
- a CDS encoding O-succinylhomoserine sulfhydrylase, which produces MTGQDKGASLHPETRLVHAGTLRSQFGETSEALFLTQGHVYDSAEQCEARFLNKDPGFQYARFSNPTVTMLEQRMAAFEGAEACRATATGMAAVTAAVMGLVRAGDHVVAAQALFGSCRYVVEEHLPRYGVASTLVNGPDIEAWRKAVRPNTKVFFLESPSNPTLEVIDIAAVAAIAREVGAKLIVDNVFATPLFQRPLELGADIVVYSATKHIDGQGRCLGGLLLASEELIQTEIQTYLRQTGPAMSPFNAWVMLKALETLPLRVRRQAQSAAIIADWLAGQEKLSKVIFPGHKNHPQAATIAKQMSGPSTLIAFEVASGKDAAFRLLNAMKLIRISNNLGDAKSLIVHPATTTHQRFTPEVRASMGVTDGMIRLSIGLEHPDDLIADIKQALATV; this is translated from the coding sequence ATGACCGGACAAGACAAGGGGGCGAGCCTGCACCCCGAAACACGGCTGGTCCATGCCGGCACCTTGCGCTCGCAATTCGGCGAGACCTCCGAGGCGCTGTTCCTGACGCAGGGTCATGTCTATGACAGCGCCGAGCAATGCGAGGCGCGCTTCCTGAACAAGGATCCGGGCTTCCAATATGCCCGCTTCTCCAACCCGACCGTGACCATGCTGGAGCAGCGCATGGCCGCGTTCGAGGGCGCCGAGGCCTGCCGCGCCACCGCGACGGGCATGGCCGCGGTCACCGCGGCGGTGATGGGGCTGGTGCGCGCCGGCGACCATGTCGTCGCCGCGCAGGCGCTGTTTGGCTCCTGCCGCTATGTCGTCGAGGAGCATCTGCCGCGTTACGGCGTCGCCTCGACGCTGGTGAACGGGCCCGACATCGAGGCCTGGCGCAAGGCGGTCAGGCCCAACACCAAGGTGTTCTTCCTCGAGAGCCCCTCCAATCCGACGCTGGAGGTGATCGACATCGCGGCGGTGGCGGCGATCGCTAGGGAAGTCGGCGCCAAGCTCATCGTCGACAACGTCTTCGCGACGCCGCTCTTCCAGCGGCCGCTGGAGCTGGGCGCGGACATCGTGGTCTATTCCGCCACCAAGCATATCGACGGCCAGGGACGCTGTCTCGGCGGGCTGCTGCTCGCTTCCGAGGAACTCATCCAGACCGAGATCCAGACCTATCTGCGCCAGACCGGCCCGGCGATGTCACCCTTCAACGCCTGGGTGATGCTGAAGGCGCTGGAGACCTTGCCGCTGCGCGTGCGGAGGCAGGCGCAGAGCGCGGCCATCATCGCCGACTGGCTGGCCGGCCAGGAGAAGCTGTCCAAGGTCATCTTCCCCGGCCACAAGAACCATCCCCAGGCTGCGACCATCGCCAAGCAGATGAGCGGCCCCTCGACGCTGATCGCCTTTGAGGTCGCCAGCGGCAAGGACGCAGCCTTCCGTCTGCTCAACGCGATGAAGCTGATCCGCATCTCCAACAATCTCGGCGATGCCAAGAGCCTGATCGTCCATCCCGCCACGACGACGCATCAGCGCTTCACGCCCGAGGTGCGGGCGTCGATGGGCGTGACCGACGGAATGATCCGGCTCTCGATCGGGCTCGAGCATCCCGATGACCTGATCGCGGATATCAAGCAGGCGCTGGCGACGGTCTGA
- the yihA gene encoding ribosome biogenesis GTP-binding protein YihA/YsxC — protein MTTSLTTPYGDDEIESARKLFEGPWDFVWASTHVDDLPPMVGQEIAFAGRSNVGKSSLINAVTRRNALARTSHTPGRTQQLNFFRQVGADERLTIVDMPGYGYAAVGRAKVAAWTNLIHEYLRGRSNLMRVYVLIDARHGIKDVDGAVLETLDKAAVSYQVVLTKGDALKKADQQFMIEATYDEIKRRPAAFPEVLLTSSESGLGIPELRAAVGRVLAERE, from the coding sequence ATGACGACGAGCCTGACCACGCCTTATGGCGACGACGAGATCGAAAGCGCGCGCAAGCTGTTCGAAGGCCCCTGGGACTTCGTCTGGGCCTCGACCCATGTCGACGACCTGCCGCCGATGGTTGGCCAGGAGATCGCCTTCGCCGGGCGCTCCAATGTCGGCAAGTCGAGCCTGATCAACGCGGTCACCCGCCGCAACGCGCTGGCGCGGACCTCGCATACGCCCGGGCGCACCCAGCAGCTCAATTTCTTCCGCCAGGTCGGCGCCGATGAGCGCCTGACCATCGTCGACATGCCGGGCTATGGCTATGCCGCCGTCGGCCGGGCCAAGGTCGCGGCCTGGACCAATCTGATCCATGAATATCTGCGCGGGCGCTCCAACCTGATGCGCGTCTATGTGCTGATCGACGCCCGGCACGGCATCAAGGATGTCGACGGCGCGGTGCTGGAGACGCTCGACAAGGCCGCCGTCTCCTACCAGGTCGTGCTGACCAAGGGCGACGCGCTCAAGAAGGCCGATCAGCAGTTCATGATCGAGGCGACCTATGACGAGATCAAGCGCCGCCCGGCCGCCTTCCCCGAGGTGCTGCTGACCTCCAGCGAGAGCGGTCTCGGCATCCCCGAATTGCGTGCTGCCGTGGGCCGCGTGCTGGCGGAGCGGGAATAG